The following DNA comes from Aneurinibacillus sp. REN35.
CTCCGTAATATACACCTGCTAGAAGAATAATCGAGCTGGCTGCCGCATCTTCCGGTGCAGCTCCGCTCGTTAATGTCGCCGTTACAGGAATCAGCAGAGCCACCCCGCTCATCGGACCGATGCCCGGAAGCACGCCCACCGCTGTTCCAATTAATACACCCACAAAGGCATACACAAGGTTTTGCCACTGCATCGCAACAGCAAATCCATGTCCAAGAAATTGAAGAACGTCCATTCAATCCACCTCCTACCCGCTAGAAACCCATCCATTCCGGAAATCCAGGAAGGGAGCCTTGCAGCACATGCACAAATAAGTAATACACTCCGAATGAAAATAAGGTCGAGATTACAATCGAGAGGATCAATTTCGTTCTCTCCATCGTCTGAAATCCGATCAAAAGGAAAATAAAAGTGCCAATCACATAGCCAATCTCTTCAAGAAAATAACAATAAAGTCCAGCAGTCACAAAAATAATTAAAAATCGCTTATAATCAAGCTTTGCAGAAGAATCATCTGCCTTTGTATAATAAAATGTTTCATACAATAATCGTAAGCTCAGCAGTATAAGCACAATACCTAATACCAGCGGAAAAATATTAGACCCAACCGTACTTCCGTATGCACTTACCGCAATTTTTCTGCTCTCTAGTGCAAATAAAAGCCCCATCAGAAGAAACAACAGCC
Coding sequences within:
- a CDS encoding tripartite tricarboxylate transporter TctB family protein — translated: MSKTFDRTAGLLFLLMGLLFALESRKIAVSAYGSTVGSNIFPLVLGIVLILLSLRLLYETFYYTKADDSSAKLDYKRFLIIFVTAGLYCYFLEEIGYVIGTFIFLLIGFQTMERTKLILSIVISTLFSFGVYYLFVHVLQGSLPGFPEWMGF